A window of Nitrosopumilaceae archaeon genomic DNA:
GGGAAAAGAAATTGCGCGAAATTTTAACGCAACACTGAATATTTTGATGGTAGTTCCACTCTATTATCCTATTAGTGATTCAATATACGTGGGTGCGATGGCTACTAATTATCAAAAAATTGTAAAAGAGCTAACAACTCAAGGAGAAAAAGATCTTGGTAAGGTGACAGAAAAATGTCGTGAAGAGGGTGCAAAGGCATCTTACAAGATAGTTCATGATGATGTCTCTAATGCAATTTTAAAACAAGCCAAGAAAAATAAGACTGATCTTATAATAATGGGTAGCAGGCGCATGAAAGGTCTTGCAGCAATCAAAAGAATTGGTAGCACAGCTAGATATGTTTCTGAACATGCTACATGCCCTGTAACTATAGTACACTAACACATTTTGTTATAGAAACTAATCTATTCGTATTTTCTTTCCAGTACTTATTTTAGGCAAAGAAATTCTAAGTATGCCATTTTTGAATTTAGAAGAAATTCGTTTTATATTAATTGCTGGTGGGAGAGGAAGTGTTTTTTTGAAATAATCAAATTCTGTTACACAATTAAACTTGGAAACACAATATATTTTTTCAAGCTTAGCTTTGATAATCAAATGATGTGTAGTAAGAATTACGCATATATTCTTCTTATTTACAAAAGGCAGATCTATTTCTAAAATCCATTCTGCATCTTTTTCCTCAAGGCGAGAAAGCGGCATGAGCTCTTTGTTGAGAAAATCATCAATTTCTTTGCCTAATGTGTTAACCTGCCTTCCAAACATTGAGAGAAAATTGCTTGTCATGTCCTATTTGTAAATTTGTGGTGGTACTGTGGGTTGTTCTTTTCCTTGCTGTAGGACGCCCAAGGTTTCTTCCATTAGTTGTCTATTGTGTAGTCGTAAAAAGTCAATCTGGTCTTTAAATTCGGTCAATTCTATCTCGATCTTGAGCATTCGCGAAATCGTCTTTATGGTATGCATTGCAGATTCGGGATCTGGAAAGAAAAAATTACATTCTGTATAAAGAACCATTACAGGAATTGGTGAGTTTTTTAAGATGGATAGTATGGTCGCATCAGGCCCAGTAATCATTCCAGAGAGAAATTTTGGTATTTCGTTTTCATACAGTGTTTTTTCAAGACTTTGTTTTGTTACAAGACCATACGTCGATAGTTTAGACGAATTTCTTTCCGGAACATGAATACCATTAAAAATTATGATGTAATCAATGTTATTTTTTTTAGAAAATTCGATTATTGATTCGGTAAATCCTGGAGCTAGTTCATAATCAATTGGAATGTCGGAAAGCACTGCAAAAAGTGTTCCTTTTTTATATAGCCTTACCGGACCCAAAAGTTCACCGTTTTCGATAAACATTATTGAAGATAAATCAGGATTATCTATTTCCCCAACTAATTCCATTTTGAGTGAATGAATTATGTATGTGAGTGAGAGAGTACCTATTAAACCAGGACCAGGAATTCCTACTAGTAAAACTGATGGTACAGTGTTGACCTTTTCCAGTTTTTTGAGTTTGGTCTTGCCCATTTTGTAAACAATTGTTTAGATGTTTATTCTGTTAGAAAACAACTGCTACCATTACCATAGATGATAATCATGTATGAAATTCAGGTGCATGTAATAATAAGAAATATCATAAATTACAAACAAATGGCTTCGGTTCAAACCACTGCGGAAGGGATCCCTGTAATTGTTTTAAAAGAGGGCTCTAAACAATCCAGAGGTCGTGAAGCACAACGAAATAACATTGCTGCTGCTAAACTAGTGGCAGAGATAATTACTACCAGCCTTGGTCCGCGGGGAATGGATAAGATGCTTGTTGACTCAATCGGAGATATAACAATTACAAATGATGGCGCCACAATTTTAAAAGAAATTGATGTTCAACATCCTGCAGCCAAGATGATGGTAGAAGTTGCAAAGGCAACCGATAGTGAGGTAGGAGATGGAACCACATCTGCAGTTGTATTTGCAGGAGCATTATTAGAAAAAGCTGAGGTACTTATTGATAATGATATTCATCCTGTAATTGTTGCAGATGGATACAAGAAGGCATCAATGAAAGCCATATCATTTTTGAGTGATATTGCACAAAAAGTAGACACAAAGGATAGAAAAATACTAGAAAAAATTGCAGTAACATCAATGTCTACAAAACTTGTTTCCATAGAAGCCCCAGATCTTGCAAAACTTGTTGTTGACGCTGCACTTTCTGTTGTAACACAAAAAGATGTGGGTTATAATGTTGATCTAAATAATATCAAAGTCGAGAAAAAAGCAGGTGGGTCTATTGAAGACAGCAAAATGATAAACGGAATTGTTTTGGACAAAGAAATTGTTCACAGTGGAATGCCAAAAAAGATTGAAAATGCAAAGATAGCTCTTATCAGTGCCCCACTTGAAATAGAAAAAACTGAGTTTGAAGCAAAAATAAACATCTCAAGCCCAGACCAAATAAAATCATTCATGGAAGAAGAAGATAGTATTATCAAAGGAATGGTTGATAAAATAAAATCTACTAACGCAAATGTGATTTTATGCCAGAAAGGCATTGATGATATTGCACAACATTATCTTTCCAAAGAAGGAATAGTTGCGGTGAGACGAGTCAAAGAAAGTGACATGTCCAAACTTGCAAAAGCAACAGGTGGTCGAATCGTAGGAAGTGTCCATGATCTGACTGGAAAGGATCTAGGTCAGGCACAAAACGTTGAAGAAAAAACAATAGAAAACGATAATTGGGTTTTCATTGAAGGTTGTAAAAATCCAAAAGCTGTTACCCTACTTCTTCGGGGCGGTACTCAGAGAGTAATCGATGAAGCAGAAAGATCAATTCATGATGCGTTGATGGTTGTAAAAGACGTAATTGAAAGACCTTTGATAGTATATGGCGGCGGTGCTCCTGAAATCTATGTTGCAACAAAATTAAGAGCATGGGCGCAATCCTTGTCAGGAAGAGAACAACTCGCAGTTGAAAAGTTCGCCGAAGCTTTAGAATCAATACCAATTGCACTTGCAAGAAATGCCGGAATGAATACAATAGATGCCATAACTCAACTTCGTGCAAAGCATAATGCAGGAGAAAAATGGACTGGAATTGCAGTTATAGACGGCGGCGTGGTAACTGATATGCAAAAATTAGATATTGTTGAACCAGTTAAGGTAAAAGAACAAGTAATCAAGTCAGCGACTGAAACTGCCAACATGATACTTAGAATTGATAATGTTGTAGCATCATCCAAATCCAATATGCCCAACTCTTCTCCTGGGCAAATGCCAAACATGGGCATGTAGTAATTAGTTGAATCTTATTCTCTAATCTTCTTATTTTCGTGACGTCGTTTCACTATTGAGAATAATGTCTGCTATTCTTATACCATAAAGACTGTTAAATGATTATGACAATATGGAAATGTTATAGATGCGGTCTGACATTTAAAGAGGAAAATCACGTGATTATACACAAAGATATATCAGCACATAATCCAAGAAAACTATAATTGGTAATGCGTTAACTCAAAAGATTTTCTATCAATTACTCTGTATATGGTTTGATTTAACAACGATTTTACGATTGATATTTGAGTTGTAACTAGAATATTTGATTCTTGTCTATTTTTCTAATAGACATCTTCCAACGTTTTTTACTTCGCTTTGACAGATTTCGAATTATTTTTTGTCCTAATATGTCAAACACTTTTGAAAGATCCCATCCCATTTCTATATAGCTATGAGTATTATACGGTGTAATTATTCTCACAGCAACTTCGTAATTCTTTCTTTCTCCACGAGCATCATGAATTATCTTTATTGATGCTCTTGCCTCTTCAACTTCAGGAAAGACTTTGGTTAGATTCCTGATTATTTTTTGAAATTTAGTCTTCACAATCTCAGCATTATTCAAATCTTCTGGAAGTCCCATGACGTAGAGTGGAACATCACTTGAAATTTTTTTCTCAAGTAGGCCAATTATGTCCTTGTATGTTATTATTCCATGGAGATTTCCCCACAGTGTTAATAAACAACAGGTTGTGTTTGCTTTTAACATAGATTCTATTACCGTGCTAAGCGAGTCATTTGTATTGCATTGAGGAATGCGTGCACTTCCGATATTACCTATTTGTGATGCCATTCTTCTTGAGGGATTGACTCCTCTTTGATCACTACCTATTCTTTCTGATGGAGTTAGCAATGGAAGTATGTGCATTGATGTCAGAACATTTGAGACTTTACCCTCATCAAGTACAGGTATGTGATCTATCCTTTTTGACATCATTATTTTTTTGGCTTTGACAAGTTCTTCCTTACCATCTACTGTGATTGGATTTGGTGTTAGAATGGTATTAGCTTTAATCCAATTCAAGCTGTGTCTAGACAATAATTCTATAATTTTTTTTGCTGTAACTACTCCCACTATCTGATTTTTATCAACTAATGGAACTGCGCGCATTCTATAATGTGCAAGCATTGTAGCTGCCTCTCCAACAGTGGCATTTTTTGATAGGGGTGTAATTCGGCGTAATAATGAATCAACTTTCATCTGAGGAATGTCTCTTGTTGCTAAAAGATCCCGTGCATTAATTGTGAAAACTGAGTTACCCTTCATACAAAAGACATCATAAGCATCATTTTCATTCATGACACTGATGACCCGAGAGATCGTAGATGAAGGATCTATAGTTACAGCTTTACTTAATAGCTGACCTGCTTTGGTCTCACGAACTATCTTTAGATGATCATAAGTTACATTTGCATTCATCTAGTATGCACCTTTGAGTTTTGGTTTAAAATGCTTGTCATATTGTTCTACCTGAATGGCTTTTGTCTACTATAAAAGAGGTTAAACTGATTTTCAAGAATAATAATTAGGTTCGATAATTGTATTTTGTAGGGATTAGAAAGTTATCTGCAAAAAACGGTGTATAATTATCAACGGTGATATTGTTGATAAGATATTAAATCAACCATTTTGAGGTAATATTTTATGATCAAGGAAAAAATTAAGAAGATCCTAGTTCCCTTGGATGGCTCAAAGAACTCGTTTAGAGGACTGGATACTGGGATATATCTTGCAAGACAGTGCGGAGCTACACTTACAGGACTGTTTGTTATGTCAATCTATCCAAGATCATTTATGCCAATAACATATGATAAGAAATACCTGACAAAAGCTACCAAGGAGTTTATGGAGAATGCAAAAAAACGGGCTGCTCAAAACGGCATTGTCTTTGTCGGAAAAACAATTGTTGGAAATGAATCGTCTGAGATAGTTGATTTTGCTGCGAAAAACAAATTTGACATCATAGTTATAGGAGCACGAGGTCTTGGCAGTGTAAAGGAAGCATTTCTTGGCAGCGTATCACATGGAGTGGTTCACAAATCAAAGATTCCTGTCTTGATTGTCAAATAGCAGAATATCATGATACATAAAATCTTCATAAGTTACGCAACTGGAGATGAGTCTCATATAAGAGAACTCTATGACGCACTTTCAAAATTAAGGAAAGTCGACGTTTACATTCCTGAATGGGATCACGCTATTGATGTAAGTTATGAATCTAAAGTTAAAGAAGGAATTAATTCTTGTAGTGCAGTAATTGTTCTTTTAACTTATAACAGTACAAACACAATATGGTTAAACCAAGAAATTGGTTATGCGACAGCCAAGAACACTCCGATAATTCCTATAGTAGAACAAGGAATTGATGTTTTAGGATTTTTAGAGGGGAAAGATTTTTTTGTTTTCAACCGCGGCGATTTTAGTTATAATGTACAACAAGTACTTACAAGACTACAGTCAATTCTAACCATCTGAATTTTATTTTCAAATTAAAAGATGATTTTATTGACAAAAATAATGAAATTAGATATTATCAATAATGGTATTATGAGAAATATATTAAATGAGCGACTTCCCAGTTTGATCTTATGATTAAACCAATTAAAAAAATACTAGTACCAATAGATGGTTCCAAGACCTCTTTTAAAGCATTGAATGAGGCGATTTATCTTGCAAGGCAATGCGGAGCTACAATAACTGGGTTGTGTGTAATTCCTCTCTACACAATAAACTTGGGCAGGTTGCTGACATCACTTAAAAATCAATCAATTAAAGAAGCAAAAAAATTCATGGCTAATGCAAAAACCATTTCTGCACAAAATGGTGTTGTATTTAATGAAAAAATAATTTATGGTAATGAAGTATGGGAAATAACTGAATTTGCCAGTTACAAAAAATTTGATCTTATTGTCATTGGTTCTCGTGGGATTGGACCTATAAAAGAGACGTTTCTTGGTAGCGTGGCAAACGCCGTTGTCCATAAATCTAAGGTACCGGTGCTTTTAGTCAAGTAGAGTGAATTGACATTTTATCTATAATAGGAACAGGACGAGTAGGTTCGGCCATAGGATTTCTTGCTGCATCTACATCTCTTGATGACATTGTTTTGGTAAATAGGACTAGGAATAAGGCCATAGGGGAGACACTAGATATTGTAAATACAATTCGGGATTCATCAATAACTGTAATTGGTACGGATGATTTTGCACATATTGCTGGTTCTGATGTAATAATAATCACTGCAAGCGCTGGTCAAATAATCACTAGTAGAGAAGATTTGCTACCATACAATATTCCTATTGCAAAGGAAATTTCAAAAAATATTAAAAAATATGCTAATAATTCCAAAGTCATAGTGGTGACAAACCCTGTTGACGTAATTACTTATTGTATCTTAAAAGAAAGTGGTTTGCCAAGAAAAAACGTAATAGGTGTAGGTTCTAGTCTTGATTCTAGCAGATTCAGGTACTTGCTTTCTAAACTGTTACGAACAAATCATTCAAAGATAGCTGGAATGGTACTAGGCGAACATGGAAATTCTATGGTTCCAATATTTTCAACGGCAAAGTTTAATGGAAAACCAATCAATCTTGAGAAAAACCAAATTGACCAAACTACTTCTGAATTGAGAAATTATTGGAAGCCTATGCAGGAATTCAAAGGCGCATCTGTTTTCGGAGCTGCAAAACATTCCTATGATATTGCAAAAGCAATAATAAACAATGAAAAATTAAAAGTTTCGTCTTCAGTATTAGTGAATGGGGAATTTGGTTTGTCAGATGTTTGTATTGGAGTGCCTGTAATCATTGATAAGAATGGTGCATCAACAATTGAGGAAATAAATCTCGATAAATCAGAATTAAAGTCACTTGATACATCAGCTGAAATAATCAAAAAAAATATTAAAAAAATTTGAGAAGAGTTATTGTACTGGTATTGACGCGCTTTTAGGCTTGGGGGTCGGTGTTGTTTTTGGAATTTCTATATTTAAAATTCCGTTGTTAATCTTTGCTTTTGCCTTGGACGAGTCTACTTTTTCAGGAATAGGCAGTGTTCTATAATAGGACACTTCTTTTCGTTCCTTTCGTAGATAGTTTTTCTTCTTTTCTTCCTCTTCTTCTTTGTGTTGTGCAGAAATTTCTACTGCATTATCAGTTACATTCAACTTGACGTCTTCTTTCTGAATACCTGGCATGTCTGCGTTTATGACATACTTGTCTCCTTCATCCATGATATCACATGACATTGAGGATGTGGGAAGGGATGGAAAACTTATGGCAGGAAATGAGGACAGGGTGCGCTCAAAGTCTCTTCTAAAATTGTCGAACACTCTGTCTAGATCTGACCAACCAGTTTTCCAAAAAGGAGTTATCTCGTGTGATGCCTCTGATTTTTTTTGAGGTTTATCCATGACTTTTTTTACACTGAGGTCTATTTGAGTATCTGAGACGATTCTCTTTCATGATAATCATCTTAGAATATTCAAATTGTCTGTTCTGGTTTTGATAATGACCTTTGTTTGATTATCAGACATGAAATTTACAAGTTAATTTAAGTACGTTTTATTCAAAAACAGAGTATGGCTAATATTTTCAAACCTACTATTTTCAAAAAGATACTGGTACCTTATGACGGTTCAAAGTACTCAAGGCACGCCTTAATACATGCTATTCATGTAGCAAAGAAATTTGGTTCAAAAATATTTCTAGTTACAGAAGTTGACACATCTGATTTTCCACCAGGTATGTTACTTGGTTTATTAAAAAAAGATAAGAGGCTGGAGCAATCAATTAGCGAATTTATGGTTGCAATAAAATCTCAGACTAGAAAGGAACTCCTTGCTGAAGTTGCAGTTTGTAAAGCAAATGGTGTTGATGCATATTATGATATCATAGCTGGGACAAGCCCAGTTGAGGCGCTTCTCAAGTTTGCACGTGGAAGGAAGATTGATCTAATAGTAATTGGAAGTCAGGGGTTGCACGGAATTGACAAAATAAAGGCACTTGGTAGCGTTAGTAGGAAAATTTCCGAATTAGCTACATGTCCAGTTTTGATTGTTCATGAATAAATCTTGACATTTTTTATACGGTTCTGTTATCTTATCTACTAATTCTCTTGAATTTTGAGTATTATCTTTGGTTGATATTCTGGATTGAAACTCAGACTTGATAATCTAGTACCATCTTCTTAATGTCAAAATAATACTTGCAATCAATGAAAACATTAAGTAAGAATCAAACCAACACCTCCATACTTTGTCTTTTGGCAATAGTTGTTGTTGTAACAATAGCTCCGCATGCTTTTGCACAACAGAACCCAGCTGGTCAAGGGCAACAAAATGGAATCCCTCTTGGTGGAAACTATGGCGTTACTACGCAACAAATTCAACCAGATCAAGGACAATCTCTTGGATGGGGAGCAGGAATAGGGGCAGCTGCATTAGCAACTGGTGTTGGAATGTGGTCAATAGTAAAACGTAGATGAGATTAGATACTGGATTTCCAAAATTCTAGTCACTTTCTTTTTTATTTTTATCAACCTACTTTTTACAGAGAAAATATCAAACAATAAGGTAATACTCACTATTATGCGCAATCTAGACATGGAATAGATTGTATGCACTGCACGGCAATGCAGTCCTGCTCATTATATCATATTAAAAAATACTTCATTCATGCAAGTATTACTACAAGGAAAACAGGTTCAAGAACAGACCTCAAAAGACGTACTGCTTAGAATTCTAGCTGACAAGTATTCAAGAACAATACTTGAGGCAACAATGGATTCACCAAAATCTGCAATAGAACTTAGTGCTGAGTGTCAAATACCTATCAGCACAGCATACAGAAGAGTACAAGAATTACATGACAACAAACTCTTGGGAATATCAGGTTCTATCAATGATGATGGTAAAAAGTACTTTTTGTACAAATCCAAGATCAAAGCAATAATGACCTGTTTTAAAGGAAATTCACTAGAAGTAGAAATAGTCCCTAATACATTGGCAATACCAGCGAATTAGGACTTCCCATTTTTCTAAAAATATCTGAGAATCAAACTTGAAAATCAGACTCCCCTTTTAAATTCGGTATATCGGATTAGTATCATGATGAGAACTCAAGTACACCAGTTTACATCTCCTGTGATTACACTGGAACCAGAAAATACAATACATGATGCGTTATTTCTGATGCAAAAAAATGACGTTAAACGAATTATAGTTGTTAAAAATAACGTTCCAGTAGGAATTGTAACTGAACGTGATCTAGGCAGGTTTTTAGAAATCGATAAGACTGTGAGGGCTTTGGACAAAATACTGCTTGAGGAGATTATGAATAGAAGTCCTGTGACTATTACAATTGGTCAACATGATCACATAGAACAATGCGCAATACGTATGGTAACATTTCAGATATCCTCAATTATTGTTGTAGATGATGAGGGAAAATTGGTTGGTATTACAACAAAATCCGATCTCGTAAAAAATTTTTCTAATTTATACACAGGAGTTTACAAAGTCAAAGACTACATGAGCAAAAAAGTGGTTACCTGCAGAAAATCTGATTCTCTGCCGTTTGCTTTAAACATGTTAAACAGAAACAAGATTTCAAGACTGGTTGTGACAGATAATACTGGAAAACCAATTGGGGTAATATCATATGATACATTTTTGAGAAACAGTGAATACTTTAAGATTGGAAAACAAGATACAAGAGAATATCTCTTGCCAAATGCATCTGCCAAAGAATTGAAAGTTGGTAATTTAATAGCCGACGAGCTTCTAACAATAGAGTCTGAGGATGATCTTTCAAAGGCAGCAAAATTAATGACAAAATATAAGGTGAGTGGAATTCCTACCGTTGACAAGAATGGAAACTTGGAAGGTATAATTAGCTCAACGGATATTGTTCTTGCTTATAATGAAGTAGAAACTCATCTTAGATTGATAAAAAAAGACCCACATTTCTCATAAGGTGTTTTTCAAATGAATTCGATGACTAGAAGGTAATTATCAAAATTGAAATTCGAAATACCTATTTTAAGTGAAATCAACTGGTAATACAATATGGTAAAACACATACTTGTTCCATACGACAGCTCAGATCCTGCCAATAGAGCATTTGAATTTGCTACAGAACTAGCAAAACTATACAAAGCAAGCGTTACTGTAGTCACTTGTATAGTCATATATGCCCCTGTAGATCCAGTTTTAGGTGTGGCTTTCTTGGAGACTATGAAACTACAAAAAGAAGATGCCAAGAAATCCCTATTAAAGTTAGAGCCAAAATTAAAGGAACGTGGGATACAATTCAAAACTGAGGTATTAGAAGCAGTTTCAATTACAGATGTTCTAATATCGTATGCTGAATCTCATGATGTGGATTTTATAATTATTGGCTCGCGAGGATTAGGAGGATTCAAAAAATTACTTCTTGGCAGCGTGGCGTCTGGCGTATCTCAGCATTCAAAATGTCCTGTTTTGATTGTAAAGTAATAATTTTTTTGGTAAAAAACTTAAATTCATTCAGACTCTGAATGATTATCTATTTTTGCCAAAAGCGCCTAAATG
This region includes:
- a CDS encoding universal stress protein, with protein sequence MMIRNILVPYEGSPMSKKALELGKEIARNFNATLNILMVVPLYYPISDSIYVGAMATNYQKIVKELTTQGEKDLGKVTEKCREEGAKASYKIVHDDVSNAILKQAKKNKTDLIIMGSRRMKGLAAIKRIGSTARYVSEHATCPVTIVH
- a CDS encoding Hsp20/alpha crystallin family protein; protein product: MTSNFLSMFGRQVNTLGKEIDDFLNKELMPLSRLEEKDAEWILEIDLPFVNKKNICVILTTHHLIIKAKLEKIYCVSKFNCVTEFDYFKKTLPLPPAINIKRISSKFKNGILRISLPKISTGKKIRID
- a CDS encoding PAC2 family protein produces the protein MGKTKLKKLEKVNTVPSVLLVGIPGPGLIGTLSLTYIIHSLKMELVGEIDNPDLSSIMFIENGELLGPVRLYKKGTLFAVLSDIPIDYELAPGFTESIIEFSKKNNIDYIIIFNGIHVPERNSSKLSTYGLVTKQSLEKTLYENEIPKFLSGMITGPDATILSILKNSPIPVMVLYTECNFFFPDPESAMHTIKTISRMLKIEIELTEFKDQIDFLRLHNRQLMEETLGVLQQGKEQPTVPPQIYK
- the thsB gene encoding thermosome subunit beta, encoding MASVQTTAEGIPVIVLKEGSKQSRGREAQRNNIAAAKLVAEIITTSLGPRGMDKMLVDSIGDITITNDGATILKEIDVQHPAAKMMVEVAKATDSEVGDGTTSAVVFAGALLEKAEVLIDNDIHPVIVADGYKKASMKAISFLSDIAQKVDTKDRKILEKIAVTSMSTKLVSIEAPDLAKLVVDAALSVVTQKDVGYNVDLNNIKVEKKAGGSIEDSKMINGIVLDKEIVHSGMPKKIENAKIALISAPLEIEKTEFEAKINISSPDQIKSFMEEEDSIIKGMVDKIKSTNANVILCQKGIDDIAQHYLSKEGIVAVRRVKESDMSKLAKATGGRIVGSVHDLTGKDLGQAQNVEEKTIENDNWVFIEGCKNPKAVTLLLRGGTQRVIDEAERSIHDALMVVKDVIERPLIVYGGGAPEIYVATKLRAWAQSLSGREQLAVEKFAEALESIPIALARNAGMNTIDAITQLRAKHNAGEKWTGIAVIDGGVVTDMQKLDIVEPVKVKEQVIKSATETANMILRIDNVVASSKSNMPNSSPGQMPNMGM
- a CDS encoding CBS domain-containing protein — encoded protein: MNANVTYDHLKIVRETKAGQLLSKAVTIDPSSTISRVISVMNENDAYDVFCMKGNSVFTINARDLLATRDIPQMKVDSLLRRITPLSKNATVGEAATMLAHYRMRAVPLVDKNQIVGVVTAKKIIELLSRHSLNWIKANTILTPNPITVDGKEELVKAKKIMMSKRIDHIPVLDEGKVSNVLTSMHILPLLTPSERIGSDQRGVNPSRRMASQIGNIGSARIPQCNTNDSLSTVIESMLKANTTCCLLTLWGNLHGIITYKDIIGLLEKKISSDVPLYVMGLPEDLNNAEIVKTKFQKIIRNLTKVFPEVEEARASIKIIHDARGERKNYEVAVRIITPYNTHSYIEMGWDLSKVFDILGQKIIRNLSKRSKKRWKMSIRKIDKNQIF
- a CDS encoding universal stress protein, whose amino-acid sequence is MIKEKIKKILVPLDGSKNSFRGLDTGIYLARQCGATLTGLFVMSIYPRSFMPITYDKKYLTKATKEFMENAKKRAAQNGIVFVGKTIVGNESSEIVDFAAKNKFDIIVIGARGLGSVKEAFLGSVSHGVVHKSKIPVLIVK
- a CDS encoding toll/interleukin-1 receptor domain-containing protein, giving the protein MIHKIFISYATGDESHIRELYDALSKLRKVDVYIPEWDHAIDVSYESKVKEGINSCSAVIVLLTYNSTNTIWLNQEIGYATAKNTPIIPIVEQGIDVLGFLEGKDFFVFNRGDFSYNVQQVLTRLQSILTI
- a CDS encoding universal stress protein; this translates as MIKPIKKILVPIDGSKTSFKALNEAIYLARQCGATITGLCVIPLYTINLGRLLTSLKNQSIKEAKKFMANAKTISAQNGVVFNEKIIYGNEVWEITEFASYKKFDLIVIGSRGIGPIKETFLGSVANAVVHKSKVPVLLVK
- a CDS encoding lactate dehydrogenase produces the protein MGFLAASTSLDDIVLVNRTRNKAIGETLDIVNTIRDSSITVIGTDDFAHIAGSDVIIITASAGQIITSREDLLPYNIPIAKEISKNIKKYANNSKVIVVTNPVDVITYCILKESGLPRKNVIGVGSSLDSSRFRYLLSKLLRTNHSKIAGMVLGEHGNSMVPIFSTAKFNGKPINLEKNQIDQTTSELRNYWKPMQEFKGASVFGAAKHSYDIAKAIINNEKLKVSSSVLVNGEFGLSDVCIGVPVIIDKNGASTIEEINLDKSELKSLDTSAEIIKKNIKKI
- a CDS encoding Hsp20/alpha crystallin family protein codes for the protein MDKPQKKSEASHEITPFWKTGWSDLDRVFDNFRRDFERTLSSFPAISFPSLPTSSMSCDIMDEGDKYVINADMPGIQKEDVKLNVTDNAVEISAQHKEEEEEKKKNYLRKERKEVSYYRTLPIPEKVDSSKAKAKINNGILNIEIPKTTPTPKPKSASIPVQ
- a CDS encoding universal stress protein, which codes for MANIFKPTIFKKILVPYDGSKYSRHALIHAIHVAKKFGSKIFLVTEVDTSDFPPGMLLGLLKKDKRLEQSISEFMVAIKSQTRKELLAEVAVCKANGVDAYYDIIAGTSPVEALLKFARGRKIDLIVIGSQGLHGIDKIKALGSVSRKISELATCPVLIVHE
- a CDS encoding ArsR family transcriptional regulator — encoded protein: MQVLLQGKQVQEQTSKDVLLRILADKYSRTILEATMDSPKSAIELSAECQIPISTAYRRVQELHDNKLLGISGSINDDGKKYFLYKSKIKAIMTCFKGNSLEVEIVPNTLAIPAN
- a CDS encoding CBS domain-containing protein; protein product: MRTQVHQFTSPVITLEPENTIHDALFLMQKNDVKRIIVVKNNVPVGIVTERDLGRFLEIDKTVRALDKILLEEIMNRSPVTITIGQHDHIEQCAIRMVTFQISSIIVVDDEGKLVGITTKSDLVKNFSNLYTGVYKVKDYMSKKVVTCRKSDSLPFALNMLNRNKISRLVVTDNTGKPIGVISYDTFLRNSEYFKIGKQDTREYLLPNASAKELKVGNLIADELLTIESEDDLSKAAKLMTKYKVSGIPTVDKNGNLEGIISSTDIVLAYNEVETHLRLIKKDPHFS
- a CDS encoding universal stress protein — protein: MVKHILVPYDSSDPANRAFEFATELAKLYKASVTVVTCIVIYAPVDPVLGVAFLETMKLQKEDAKKSLLKLEPKLKERGIQFKTEVLEAVSITDVLISYAESHDVDFIIIGSRGLGGFKKLLLGSVASGVSQHSKCPVLIVK